Proteins found in one Paraburkholderia caballeronis genomic segment:
- a CDS encoding putative bifunctional diguanylate cyclase/phosphodiesterase: protein MEANRITAPRQRPLRAAADWLRALWPRRGDDAPVLSPPLTVPPADAGGGAGVNAPASVQPAESTAGAVDLLVHVDLNLRFLYVSDASLRFAGYHREFLFGATLHDLVAPSDVARVDALFARAADSGEVEKDTVELLKSLTYPVAVELRVQRAPYAGSDGFAVAGFDVSAWQDGEARLTHALHHDKLTGLPNQLALADELARAQASADTHGTPIALLLLDLDDYQRVNRALGYDAGDELLRETARRLSHLALQDERIARTGSDEFAVLITPQPHATPADVRADTEALARRLLTAILQPYSFDNHPVHLSASIGIAFYPDQRHSADESRGHGDASPVLRWADQALQQAKEAGGNRLMLHVPDDGTNDAQRLKLESDLYDGVRNGEFSLHFQPITSSATGGVVGVEALIRWQHPLHGLVPPSTFIPLAESVGLINYLGNWVLKAACMQLTQWDAQGIPLQYVAVNVSPQQFRNPRFKESVQEALELAGVDPRRLVFEITESLLMHDPAHAKVLLEDLAALGISFAVDDFGTGYSSLAYLQRFPLSKLKIDRSFVENLLTSHNDQAIVSAVVGLARTLGLELVAEGVETQAQRELLKKMGCHHIQGWLVCKALPSEELAQRFESRSLHLHEAH from the coding sequence CAGCGCCCGCTGCGCGCCGCCGCCGACTGGCTGCGCGCGCTGTGGCCCCGTCGCGGCGACGATGCCCCGGTGCTGTCACCGCCGCTGACGGTCCCGCCCGCCGACGCGGGCGGGGGCGCCGGCGTCAACGCGCCGGCCAGCGTGCAGCCGGCCGAATCCACCGCCGGCGCCGTCGATCTCCTCGTGCACGTGGACCTGAATCTGCGGTTCCTGTACGTGTCCGACGCGAGCCTGCGTTTCGCCGGCTACCACCGCGAATTCCTGTTCGGCGCGACGCTGCACGACCTCGTCGCGCCGTCCGACGTCGCCCGCGTCGACGCGCTGTTCGCGCGCGCGGCCGACAGCGGCGAAGTCGAGAAGGACACCGTCGAGCTGCTGAAGTCGCTGACCTACCCGGTCGCGGTCGAGCTGCGCGTGCAGCGCGCGCCGTATGCGGGCAGCGACGGCTTCGCGGTCGCCGGCTTCGACGTGTCCGCGTGGCAGGACGGCGAGGCGCGGCTCACGCACGCGCTGCACCACGACAAGCTGACCGGGCTGCCGAACCAGCTCGCGCTCGCGGACGAACTCGCGCGCGCGCAGGCGAGCGCGGACACCCACGGCACCCCGATCGCACTGCTGCTGCTCGACCTCGACGACTATCAGCGCGTGAACCGCGCGCTCGGCTACGACGCCGGCGACGAACTGCTGCGCGAGACCGCGCGCCGGCTGTCGCATCTGGCGTTGCAGGACGAGCGGATCGCGCGCACCGGCAGCGACGAGTTCGCGGTGCTGATTACGCCGCAGCCGCACGCGACGCCCGCCGACGTGCGCGCCGACACCGAGGCGCTCGCGCGCCGGCTGCTGACCGCGATCCTGCAGCCGTACAGCTTCGACAACCATCCGGTGCACCTGTCCGCGAGCATCGGCATCGCGTTCTATCCGGACCAGCGCCACTCGGCCGACGAGTCGCGCGGCCACGGCGACGCAAGCCCGGTGCTGCGCTGGGCCGACCAGGCGTTGCAGCAGGCGAAGGAAGCCGGCGGCAACCGGCTGATGCTGCATGTGCCGGACGACGGCACGAACGATGCGCAACGGCTGAAACTCGAATCGGACCTGTACGACGGCGTGCGCAACGGTGAGTTCTCGCTGCACTTCCAGCCGATCACGAGCAGCGCGACCGGCGGCGTGGTCGGCGTCGAGGCGCTGATCCGCTGGCAACATCCATTGCACGGACTCGTGCCGCCATCAACATTTATTCCTCTTGCGGAATCCGTCGGGTTAATCAATTATCTCGGCAACTGGGTTTTGAAGGCCGCCTGCATGCAACTGACGCAATGGGACGCACAGGGCATACCGCTGCAATACGTGGCGGTGAACGTGTCTCCGCAGCAGTTCCGCAATCCGCGTTTCAAGGAAAGCGTGCAGGAGGCGCTGGAGCTGGCCGGCGTCGATCCGCGCCGGCTCGTGTTCGAGATCACCGAAAGCCTGCTGATGCACGATCCGGCGCATGCGAAGGTGCTGCTCGAAGACCTCGCCGCGCTCGGCATCAGCTTCGCGGTCGACGACTTCGGCACCGGCTATTCGAGCCTCGCGTACCTGCAACGCTTCCCGCTGTCGAAGCTGAAGATCGACCGCAGTTTCGTCGAGAACCTGCTCACGTCGCACAACGACCAGGCGATCGTCAGCGCGGTCGTCGGGCTGGCGCGCACGCTCGGCCTCGAACTCGTCGCGGAGGGCGTCGAAACCCAGGCGCAGCGCGAGCTGCTGAAGAAGATGGGCTGTCACCACATCCAGGGCTGGCTCGTGTGCAAGGCGCTGCCTTCCGAGGAACTCGCGCAGCGCTTCGAGTCGCGCTCGCTGCATCTGCACGAGGCGCACTGA
- a CDS encoding HDOD domain-containing protein, with translation MVKAVLLERLWTRMNERGDFPLLSQSLRATVAAMGNDDLDFGALVQVVLSDFALTQKVLRLANSAMYMAFGGNITTVTRALMVLGMDAVGHLVVGLKIVDHFHQSAPRRIDAKLELNRTMLSGFVARKLTEGGDVRAGEEAVVCTLMRQVGKLLVVFYLDSEWDEIRVHLELGATEDEACNQVLGVTYDELGREAATRWRLPDTIRTGMSRYDPADDDGQPQQWLRAITNYSTEVAKVLTSPELTDDARAAQVADLARGYSRVLATDADALVQMSLAIAREEADDGVMREIVELHADADAIARSERLDPEARIAAGIADLRALPSDSPFSTALTLVSETVLASLGFARTIVFVRRGSNVFEARLGFGPGVDDAMPNLTFNAAFQPDVFHLAIANSVGIFIENARDPKMIARQPAWFRASFSDVRAFVLLPSVPQRGAPIALVYGDWLTSQEPRRISQREMSALNELARELARFFSPASIEAA, from the coding sequence ATGGTAAAGGCAGTCCTGCTCGAACGGCTGTGGACGCGGATGAACGAGCGCGGCGACTTTCCGCTGCTGTCGCAGTCGCTGCGCGCGACGGTCGCCGCGATGGGCAACGACGACCTCGATTTCGGCGCGCTCGTGCAGGTCGTGCTGTCGGACTTCGCGCTCACGCAGAAGGTGTTGCGGCTCGCGAACTCCGCGATGTACATGGCGTTCGGCGGCAACATCACGACCGTCACGCGCGCGCTGATGGTGCTCGGGATGGACGCCGTCGGCCACCTGGTCGTCGGCCTGAAGATCGTCGATCACTTTCATCAAAGCGCGCCGCGCCGCATCGACGCCAAGCTCGAACTGAACCGGACGATGCTGTCCGGCTTCGTCGCGCGCAAGCTGACCGAGGGCGGCGACGTACGCGCCGGCGAGGAAGCCGTGGTCTGCACGCTGATGCGCCAGGTCGGCAAGCTGCTCGTCGTGTTCTACCTCGATTCGGAATGGGACGAGATCCGCGTGCATCTCGAACTGGGCGCGACCGAGGACGAGGCGTGCAACCAGGTGCTCGGCGTCACCTACGACGAACTGGGCCGCGAGGCCGCGACGCGCTGGCGCCTGCCGGACACGATCCGGACCGGCATGAGCCGCTACGATCCGGCCGACGACGACGGCCAGCCGCAGCAATGGCTGCGCGCGATCACGAACTATTCGACCGAGGTCGCGAAGGTATTGACGTCGCCGGAACTGACCGACGACGCGCGCGCTGCGCAGGTCGCCGACCTTGCGCGCGGCTACAGCCGCGTGCTCGCCACCGATGCGGACGCGCTCGTGCAGATGAGCCTCGCGATCGCGCGCGAGGAAGCCGACGACGGCGTGATGCGCGAGATCGTCGAACTGCACGCGGACGCCGACGCGATCGCGCGCAGCGAGAGACTCGACCCCGAGGCGAGGATCGCGGCCGGCATCGCCGACCTGCGCGCGCTGCCGTCGGACAGCCCGTTTTCGACCGCGCTGACGCTCGTGTCCGAGACCGTGCTCGCGAGCCTCGGTTTCGCGCGGACCATCGTGTTCGTGCGGCGCGGCTCGAACGTGTTCGAAGCGCGGCTCGGCTTCGGGCCGGGCGTCGACGACGCGATGCCGAACCTCACGTTCAACGCCGCGTTCCAGCCCGACGTGTTCCACCTCGCGATCGCGAACTCGGTCGGCATCTTCATCGAGAACGCACGCGATCCGAAGATGATCGCGCGCCAGCCCGCATGGTTCCGCGCGAGCTTCAGCGACGTGCGCGCGTTCGTGCTGCTGCCGTCCGTGCCGCAGCGCGGCGCGCCGATCGCGCTCGTGTACGGCGACTGGCTGACCTCGCAGGAGCCGCGCCGGATCTCGCAGCGCGAGATGAGCGCGCTCAACGAACTCGCGCGCGAACTGGCGCGGTTCTTCTCGCCGGCGTCGATCGAGGCCGCCTGA
- a CDS encoding VOC family protein, translating into MPSKNTICLWYEGGALEAAGFYAATFPDSAVGAVHQAPGDYPDGQQGDVLMVEFTVIGIPCVGLNGGPHFTHNESFSFQVATDDQAETDRLWSAIVGNGGQENACGWCKDKWGISWQITPRALLAAVTGSDRAAAKRAFDAMMTMTKIDIAAIEAARRGHSQP; encoded by the coding sequence ATGCCCAGCAAGAACACGATCTGCCTCTGGTACGAAGGCGGCGCGCTCGAAGCAGCCGGGTTTTACGCCGCGACCTTCCCCGACAGCGCCGTCGGCGCGGTTCACCAGGCCCCGGGCGACTACCCGGACGGCCAGCAAGGCGACGTGCTGATGGTCGAATTCACCGTCATCGGCATTCCGTGCGTCGGCCTGAACGGCGGCCCGCATTTCACGCACAACGAGTCTTTCTCGTTCCAGGTCGCGACGGACGACCAGGCCGAAACCGATCGCCTGTGGAGCGCGATCGTCGGCAACGGCGGCCAGGAAAACGCGTGCGGCTGGTGCAAGGACAAGTGGGGCATCTCGTGGCAGATCACCCCGCGCGCATTGCTGGCGGCGGTCACCGGTTCCGACCGCGCCGCGGCGAAGCGCGCGTTCGACGCGATGATGACCATGACGAAGATCGACATCGCCGCGATCGAAGCGGCGCGGCGCGGACACAGCCAGCCGTGA